In Pithys albifrons albifrons isolate INPA30051 chromosome 6, PitAlb_v1, whole genome shotgun sequence, a single genomic region encodes these proteins:
- the GSKIP gene encoding GSK3B-interacting protein isoform X1: MYRQLMETDCNPMELPNNTAFEEDSDYTDFEGTEVKDMRLEAEAVVNDVLFAVSNMFVSKTLPCAEDVAYINVETRERNRYCLELTEAGLRVVAYDFDQTDDRLQTPYHETVYSLLDSLSPAYREVFGNALLQRLEALKKESQS; this comes from the exons ATGTATCGACAGCT AATGGAGACTGATTGCAATCCTATGGAGTTGCCCAATAATACGGCATTTGAAGAGGATTCTGATTATACAGACTTTGAAGGAACAGAAGTGAAAGATATGAGACTAGAAGCCGAAGCTGTTGTGAATGATGTTTTGTTCGCTGTCAGCAACATGTTTGTCTCAAAAACCCTTCCCTGTGCAGAGGATGTGGCATATATCAATGTGGAAACCAGGGAAAGAAACAGGTACTGCCTGGAGCTCACTGAAGCAGGACTCAGG GTAGTAGCTTATGATTTTGATCAGACTGATGACAGATTGCAAACTCCGTACCATGAAACTGTCTACTCCTTATTGGACTCTCTCAGCCCTGCATATCGAGAGGTGTTTGGAAATGCATTACTACAAAGACTAGAAGCTTTGAAGAAAGAAAGTCAGTCATGA
- the GSKIP gene encoding GSK3B-interacting protein isoform X2, with the protein METDCNPMELPNNTAFEEDSDYTDFEGTEVKDMRLEAEAVVNDVLFAVSNMFVSKTLPCAEDVAYINVETRERNRYCLELTEAGLRVVAYDFDQTDDRLQTPYHETVYSLLDSLSPAYREVFGNALLQRLEALKKESQS; encoded by the exons ATGGAGACTGATTGCAATCCTATGGAGTTGCCCAATAATACGGCATTTGAAGAGGATTCTGATTATACAGACTTTGAAGGAACAGAAGTGAAAGATATGAGACTAGAAGCCGAAGCTGTTGTGAATGATGTTTTGTTCGCTGTCAGCAACATGTTTGTCTCAAAAACCCTTCCCTGTGCAGAGGATGTGGCATATATCAATGTGGAAACCAGGGAAAGAAACAGGTACTGCCTGGAGCTCACTGAAGCAGGACTCAGG GTAGTAGCTTATGATTTTGATCAGACTGATGACAGATTGCAAACTCCGTACCATGAAACTGTCTACTCCTTATTGGACTCTCTCAGCCCTGCATATCGAGAGGTGTTTGGAAATGCATTACTACAAAGACTAGAAGCTTTGAAGAAAGAAAGTCAGTCATGA